TGAAAGAAACGCTTGATAAAACTATTGAGAGCCAAAAAGAAGCTCAAAGCAATTATGAAGGCTTTATCAAAGAAAATTTTACCCCAAAATCGTTCGAACTTGGAAAAGGCAGCCAAGAAGCGTTAGACAGCTTAAAAGTTCTTAATGAAAATCTTGAAGGACTCATGTCTTTCTATTTTTCTTTTGCCGATCACATGGAATTTAGAATCAAGCACGAGAAGAAATCTTCCGGCATCTGGTCCTACTTGGGTTGGTAAAAAAATTTCTAAAAGTTCACTAGCCGATAAGTATCGGCTAAAGAGTGCTTTCTTCTTAAAGCAAATTCTTCAATCTGATATCCTTTATTTTTCGAAAGAAGTCTAATATTAACTTTACGTGACTTGGAAGCTGCTATGCACCTTTTATTAAGCGGGCTCACATTAGCCTTTGTTTTTTGTTCTGCTTTTTTACTCGCCGTTGATGAAGAGGCGGAAGAGCCTCAAGTGATTATCCTTCTTGGACCGCCGGGTTCAGGAAAAGGGACTCAAGCTAAACGGATAGCAGAGTCTTTAAAAATTCCCCATATCTCAACAGGGGATTTATTTCGCGAAAACTTAAAAGCCGGAACACCGCTTGGCGTCAAAGCAAAAGGTTATATGGAGTCCGGGAAACTAGTTCCGGACGAGCTCGTTTTAGACATGTTAATGGATCGTGTCCATAAGCCGGATGCTAAAAGAGGGTTTTTATTAGATGGTTTTCCAAGGTCGATCCCTCAAGCGGAAGCTTTAAAAAAACATTTAGGCAGACTGACCCCTATTGTCATTAATCTTGAAGTTAGTGATGAGACGGTCATTAAAAGGATTGAGGGCAGACTTTCCTGTCCTAATTGCGGAGCCATTTATAATAAATACTTCTCTCCCAGTAAATCCGGAAAATTATGTGAAAGTTGCCAAGGGGAGCTTAATCAAAGATCCGATGACCGATATGAAGTAGTCGTAGAACGCTTAAAGCAATACCATAATCAAACCGAACCCTTGATCGACTTTTACTCAAAAGATAAAATTTTATTTTCAATACCTGGAGAAAGGGACCCTGAAGTTATTTATAAAGAGATCATGAATAAAATCAGAAACCGCTAGTTTTTTTCCTAAAACCCGTGATGGCACTCACGGGTTTACTAAATACCTGTCCAATCCATTAGAATTCTTTTGAAACTCCAATCAAAGCGACATTCGAAAGAAGTCTATTAAAGATCCTCATATGTCTTTTCAAAAGTGTTTCAAGGAAGCTTTGGAAGCAAGTTTAGCTACTTTCGGAAAGTTATAACTTTGAAATAATAAATTTTTAATTTGGATTATTTAAAAGACTTTTGATCCACTCTTCTTAATTGAAATTTAAATTTTAAAAAAAAGATGCTTTCCTGGAATTAAAGGGAAACTTCATCTAATGAGGTAATTAAATATTAGACTTCTTACGAAACTCGATTCAAATGATAAATTTCAGAGTGAAGAAAAAATTTTTATTGGGGATCTTTGACCAGTCCGGAGGGTCAATTTTATCAAAATAGGTTGAAAGAGCCAAAGCAATTCACAGATTAGTTTGAGCGAATGGATCGGTAAACTATCACTAAGAGAGTAAGAATTGTCAGGGGGATCGTAAACAACATTGCTATACCAACCATTGGTAATACCTCATGTTGTTTCGCATCTAAAATCAGGTAGGTAATGTAAGCTACATAATAAAATAGAAACAGGAATCCTTCCCATTTTGAGATTTTGTAATCGGTAAAAAAAATCGGCAGGCAAGCTATACTTGCTGCAATCGCAACCGGCAAATCAAATCTCAAAACTGAGGGCGCAACCGTTATCCCCGCGGGCGCAATCAAGCCGGCTAGCCCAATTACTCCCAAGATGTTAAAAATGCAACTTCCAACCACATTTCCAATCGCTATATCTCTCTGTCCGCGAATTGTGGCTACAATCGAAGTTGCAACTTCCGGAAGAGATGTGCCAATAGATACAATAGTCAATCCAATTATTAATTCGCTAACACCTAAAATTCTTGCCAGAGTCACTGCATTATCCACCATTAATTCCGCACCACTAATGCAAAAAATCAAACCGATCGTAATGAGCCCTAGTTGTTTTATGATTGCCAAGGTGGAACTAGATTTCACGTTGCAAGAAGGACTCTCGCTCATGCCACTCTTAGAAGAATTCTCTTGCAGGCTTTTACGAATAATAAACCAATTATACAAAGTAAAGCCTGTTAATAATAATAACCCCTCATATCGGTCGATTATACCATCAATACTAAGCCATAAAAAAATCAGATTACTTCCGATCATAATTGGCACATCTAGTCTAATCAGCTGTTTTGTGACTACCAAAGGAGCCACAACGGCACATGCGCCGAGGATAAAAAGCACATTGAATATATTGCTGCCTATGCAATTGCCCACAACTAAATCCGAATGATTAGTCAAAGCTCCCTTTATGCTAACTACAAATTCAGGGGCACTCGTTCCAAAGGATACGATCGTCAAGCCAATTACTAGAGGGGACACTCCAACCATAGCAGCTAATCGCGATGCTCCCAGCACTAGCAATTCTGCCCCGATCACCATCGCTGCCAAAGCCATAAACATCAAAGCTAAAATCAATAGCATGGTTTTGTCTCAAGGAGTTTTTGAACTACTGCAATTAAGAACCCTATCATAATAAATCGAGTGCCAACGACAATACAGACACAGTTATTGTCGTTCAATCCAAGCCATGGATACACCCCCAAGAATAGCCAATTTGCCATTCAGGTAAGTTATAAGTGGCTTGATAGACCGACTCGCGTCATAAATATAGCATTGCAATGAAATATCGAGTTGCAAGGATTGCTAAACATTGTTCTATCGGGTCTTTCAAACAAAGTAAAGGATCTTATTTCGAATGGTCAAAACAAGAATCGTGTCTTAATGCTATTTTGAACATGCAACTTAAATAGGAAAGTGGCAAAAGGGCTTTCAAATGCAATGCTACAATATCATCTATTTCCTTACTAATTAAATATAAGCTTCACTTTAACCGGTAATCAAAGTTGCATGGAACCTTAGCCCGAGGCTAAAGAATTTTTGTCATATCTTTGCAAACTGAGAGCTTGTTTAATATTTTGCTGATCTTATGAATAGGTAGAAAGCTTTCTCTAGGACGTTAATTTTGGTAGAGCTTACTCCTTGTTTATTGATTTTTTAAATTTTATCAATAGTTTTTTAAATCGAGATCCCTCTTATATCCACAAAATTGACAATCAATACATGCGGATTTTTAAAATGCCAGACTTGCAAAATGAATTAAATTGTCACTTTTATTAAACTTGTGATTGCGCCCCTAATCCGTGACCAATCGCGGGTTAAAGTTCATTCATTTTAGAAGCTATTCTTTTTTAAACGACGCAATGTATTCTTTTAACATAGGCTTAGAGTAGATTTCGTTATAGCGCAGGTCTTTAACAGTATTTAAGCCGAATTTTTCAAGTTTTTTACGTATTTTAGCAAAAAGAGAGCTTCTTAAAGTATCTTCAGTGAGTTCTTCTTGTGATGCGTAATCTTTTCCTTCCTCTATCAATCCAATCTCTTTAAAGTCATTCAAATGCCAAATAGATAACTTGGCAAGACCCTCTTGTATTGGGGCGTCATCACTTAGAGATTCAATAGTGGAGTCATCTATTTTTGTAAAAACAGAAGCAAGCCTTAAATCAAGCTGAAGAAAGAGTCCTGTAGATTTCTCATTTTTACTTTTTGGGGCGCCAAGGGCAAGGTTAAGAAATTTGATCCAGCTTTCTTTAAAGAAACTGAGTTCGTTGACAAGATCGCTTCGTAAACTAAGCCAGGCAATTTGTAAGGATTTTTCAATAAGAAAAAGATTTTTTTTGGCCGGAAAACCGGCCTCTTGCAAATTTTGCTTAATATTTTGCAAGTACTCGCGAGTTAAGCTTTTGAGTTCTATATTTTGAATGCTGTTTTCCAACTCTTTCAGCTTCAAAAAATAAGAATCAAGCTCAAGGGACTGCTCTTTTGAAAATCTTGAAATCAAATGTTGGACCGGTTCACCCTCAGCCCCTTTTTTAAGCAATAAAAAGAAAGACTCATCATCCTTTAAAAGATCTTTGAAAGTAGTTAAGGGCAAACGGATAAGTAAAGAATTTGATTTTAAAAATAAGGGAGAGGAAAAAAAGTTCTTACTTCTAAAAATGAGACTGAAGTCCCCTTGAGTTAACGCTTCCCCTAGGACCTCAAGGTCTTTTTCGGAAAGCTCTTTTAATAGAAAAAGAAGAACTTTTTGAAGATCTCCATCGCTAAGATTTTCTTTCTCTTGTTTAAAAGAGGAGATATCAAGAGTTGAAAACTTATTTAAAACATTAGAGGGGGGAGTTTTTTTTTCTCTTTTTTTATCCTTCATTTCTTTCGTCGCCTACAAGTTCTCTTCTTTTTTTTTATTATGGCTAAAGATAAAGATAGAGGACAAGTAAGTATGTGCATCCGGAATGAATTTTACCATCAGAGTGTTGTAAATTTATGGGGGAGAAAGAATTAGAGCATCATTTTTTATTAGGGTCAACCTCCTGGACGGTGCGCGCTTTAAACAAAGATAAGAAAGGAGCCCTGGCCATAGAGGCCAATTCCAAATACGGGCAGGTTTTCTTTATAAAAGATGAAAATGAAAAAACCGCCTTCCAGGAAATTAAATCTCTCGTAGAGGGGAAAAAAAAACTATTAAAAGTATTTGCAAGCCCCGATATTGATCTTGACCTTATTCGTCATTCAAAAGCTTATTCTCAAGAAGAATCCTCTCTTATTTTGCCGATTTTTCAAAATGACCTCAAGGGTTCCTCCCTTTCAGACAACCTACGGGGAGTTTCTCACCATGATTTAAATAAAATAATGCATTATGAACAGGTGTCAGCGCTTCTTGAGATCGCGGAATACTACGGAAATTATCTAGAAACTTATTCAAAAGAAATTAAGCCTGAATCCTTTGAGAAATATGAATTTGAATGGCGTTTAAAAGACGTTTATCATGAAACTTCATCAGCTTTATTAAAAGCCTCCTTAAAAGAAGAAAAAAAGCTTGTGTTTGCTTACTCTGATTTAGACGCTTATTCTAAAGATTTGATTGAGAATGAGAAAAAGCTTTTGTTTCAGAGAAACATTTTGGCTGAGAAACTCAAAGAAATAAAAGCATCTCTTGTCTTTTTAGTTCAATCCTTAACCGCATTAAATGAGAAAGATCCCAATTTATTAAAATTGGCGAGATCGGCGAATTTTCTTTTAATGCTTTTAGAAGAAAAAAATTTTATCTCCGAAGATAAAATCTTAAAGTGGATTTCCTTCGATCTTATTTTGCTTTTTTGGGCTAAGGATTTAGAAATGACTGTCCTAGACTGTCAATTCAATCAAAAAAATGAAGGCTTTTTAGCTTTTCTTCTAGATATTTCATTTATTAGCCTTAAGGATTTATTTTCTATAGACGAGCTTGCAGCTTTTGTATTTTCAATAAATGGCAAAGAAACTGAATCTCTGAGGAAAATAAAAGCTATTTTACAATTACATTTCTTTACCGCTTTAAGAGAGTCTTTAAACTACTATCCCACTCATGAAAATAAAACTTTGGAGTTATTAGATCCCGAGTTTTCTTATCTTATAAATAAGGAAAATGAAGAACAGGCTTATAGCCTCCTGAGCCATTTTTACTAAAAAAAGCAAAAATCATTAAAAGAAGCTTTAAATAAATTCTTAAACAATTTCTAATAAGTATTGAGTTGATTTTTCTCAAAACCTTGTAAAAAAACCGTATTTAAACAAATTAAGAAGACCGTGCCTATTATCAAGAAATTAAAACGCCATTTGGAAGAATTTGTTTCAAGCGAACTCACGCCTTTGTCCGATCAAGGACTTAAGCCGGGAGTTCATCCGTATGCTCATTTAAGACCTCAAGGCCTAGAAAAAAATAGCTCAGACAGATCCTCATTTGAGGAAACGTATAAGACTTCCTATTCTCATGGATTAGAGCAGATCTACGCCCTTGAGACGGTCGATGTCAAATCTATTCGAGTTCTTGGAAGCTCTTCAGAAAAAGAAAATCTGCAGATAGAACCTTTAGTTGAGTATTCAGATTTCGATCTTGAAAATCAGTTGGAATTTCCTTTTAAGGAAGGCCAAAGCTCTCTTGATTCTTTTCTTCTAAACGAGCCTTTAAGCGTTCTTGGTTTTTCAAAGCACACTGAAAATAATCTTAGACGCCTTGAAAAAAATCGAATTCAAGACCTTCTTAAAATTGATTTAAGGTCTTTGACCCATGTTAAAGGCATGGGACAAGGCCATATCGATGAGATACGGGAGCGTTTAAATCAATATATAGCTGGCAAACCTCTATATGGATGCAAGTTTATCGATTTCGAATCTTGGGTCAAGACCCTGCTTCCTGAAAACGAAAAGAAAAAGGTTTTTATCGTTCTTGATTATTTTGATTTGAGCCATTTGATTTCCCTTTCGCCTTTTGAAAGCGTAGAATTAAGAAAGTTAACCGTTGAAAAAAAGCAAGAGTGGCTAGAAGACGGCCTTGATGGTTTTAGAACTGATGAGAAAAAAAGATATTTCGAAGACACATTTAAACATGTTTTAGAGTCGCTCATTGTGCCATGGATGCGACAAAGGCAAGGAATGGTTTATGGCTATGAGCTTGAAGAGCGTTTTGAGAAGCTCTCTTTAAATCGTAGCTCTTTTAAAAAAGCATGGGCCTTTTTTCAAAAAATTTATCAGGAGAAAGGAAACCTTATCGATTCCTTTTTACCCAATAGCAAAGGATTATATTTTGCTGATCGGAAAATTCATGAAAATTTTGAGCTTGTAAATCAAAAAGCGCTTTCATATTTTTATAGTCAAGAAGCTGAATATCCCTTCAATCAGCTTGTGGATTATATTTTAAAAGAGTTTGCTTGCAGATGGCAGGGCTTTAAAGAGGGTTTTGTCGCAAAAGCTGTTCGATCTTCACCAAGTCTTGAATTCAAAAAGGAAAAAGGCATCCTTTTATCTTATCTCAAATAAATGCTTCTTACTTTTTTATCCTTAAAAACCAATCAGCAATATGTTATAAAATAAATATTTTACAAATCCCATCTTGGGTAACCTCTTCACTTTCAAAAAAAAATCAAGAAGCAGAAGTTCAATATAACCACTTGCTTTGAAGTATTTTAAGAAAATTTCAAAATTTTGAAATCGCAACTTGAATAATTAATAGCAATAACTAATACTTTTTTCTCAAAAGTAGATCAATTTTGAAATTGTTTGAAAAAAAGTAAGAGGATTGTCTGCTTTGGGGATTTGTGAAAAACAAAAAAAATATTTTTTATTTTTACTTTATAATTAAAGAGATAAAGTTTTTTACAAGAATTCCTCAATTATACCTTGATTTCAACATGATTAAATTATAAAAAAAAAACTTTTCTTGATACATGATACCATGATTTTTGAGGAAGAAATGTCATTTGTCAGCGTTTTAAAAGAATTTAAGGAATTTGCGATGCGTGGAAGCGTTGTTGATCTTGCGGTCGGTATCATTATTGGTGCTGCGTTTAGTCAAATAGCAGACTCACTAGTTACAGATATCCTAACTCCTCCGATCGGCCTTATGCTAGGAGGTGTTGATTTTTCAAGCCTTGCCCTGACAATCAAGGAAGGGGGAAATGCAGAACCCTCTGTTTCCATCAGATATGGGGTCTTTTTGAATCATGTCATCAACTTTTTAATTATCTCCTGGGCAGTTTTCATTCTTGTAAAAGGGATGAATTCGTGGAGACGGAGAGAAAAAGAAAACCGAAAAACAATAAAATGCCCCGAGTGTCAGATGGAGATTCCTGGCAACGCCAAAAAATGCGGTCATTGCTGGTCTGAATTCAAGAAGGCCGCCTTTTAATCGAAGGGTATCTTTTGGATAAGCTTTCCCAATTTGAAGAAACTATTCCAAGTTGCAGGCTTTGCCCAAGGCTTGTAACTTTTCGAGAG
This DNA window, taken from Criblamydia sequanensis CRIB-18, encodes the following:
- a CDS encoding adenylate kinase, with product MHLLLSGLTLAFVFCSAFLLAVDEEAEEPQVIILLGPPGSGKGTQAKRIAESLKIPHISTGDLFRENLKAGTPLGVKAKGYMESGKLVPDELVLDMLMDRVHKPDAKRGFLLDGFPRSIPQAEALKKHLGRLTPIVINLEVSDETVIKRIEGRLSCPNCGAIYNKYFSPSKSGKLCESCQGELNQRSDDRYEVVVERLKQYHNQTEPLIDFYSKDKILFSIPGERDPEVIYKEIMNKIRNR
- a CDS encoding DNA-directed RNA polymerase subunit alpha C-terminal domain-containing protein, which codes for MPIIKKLKRHLEEFVSSELTPLSDQGLKPGVHPYAHLRPQGLEKNSSDRSSFEETYKTSYSHGLEQIYALETVDVKSIRVLGSSSEKENLQIEPLVEYSDFDLENQLEFPFKEGQSSLDSFLLNEPLSVLGFSKHTENNLRRLEKNRIQDLLKIDLRSLTHVKGMGQGHIDEIRERLNQYIAGKPLYGCKFIDFESWVKTLLPENEKKKVFIVLDYFDLSHLISLSPFESVELRKLTVEKKQEWLEDGLDGFRTDEKKRYFEDTFKHVLESLIVPWMRQRQGMVYGYELEERFEKLSLNRSSFKKAWAFFQKIYQEKGNLIDSFLPNSKGLYFADRKIHENFELVNQKALSYFYSQEAEYPFNQLVDYILKEFACRWQGFKEGFVAKAVRSSPSLEFKKEKGILLSYLK
- the mscL gene encoding large-conductance mechanosensitive channel protein MscL; this translates as MSFVSVLKEFKEFAMRGSVVDLAVGIIIGAAFSQIADSLVTDILTPPIGLMLGGVDFSSLALTIKEGGNAEPSVSIRYGVFLNHVINFLIISWAVFILVKGMNSWRRREKENRKTIKCPECQMEIPGNAKKCGHCWSEFKKAAF
- a CDS encoding calcium/sodium antiporter; protein product: MLLILALMFMALAAMVIGAELLVLGASRLAAMVGVSPLVIGLTIVSFGTSAPEFVVSIKGALTNHSDLVVGNCIGSNIFNVLFILGACAVVAPLVVTKQLIRLDVPIMIGSNLIFLWLSIDGIIDRYEGLLLLTGFTLYNWFIIRKSLQENSSKSGMSESPSCNVKSSSTLAIIKQLGLITIGLIFCISGAELMVDNAVTLARILGVSELIIGLTIVSIGTSLPEVATSIVATIRGQRDIAIGNVVGSCIFNILGVIGLAGLIAPAGITVAPSVLRFDLPVAIAASIACLPIFFTDYKISKWEGFLFLFYYVAYITYLILDAKQHEVLPMVGIAMLFTIPLTILTLLVIVYRSIRSN